In Sorghum bicolor cultivar BTx623 chromosome 8, Sorghum_bicolor_NCBIv3, whole genome shotgun sequence, one genomic interval encodes:
- the LOC8155668 gene encoding nuclear pore complex protein NUP1 isoform X3: MESPRYDYGTGGKIRRHPPSRAVAASPYARPATAPTNAPGTATAAVSQGGGWLSRIIAAGTSRFLPSLFRTSPPQLTAPAPPPHELLETLSRDQLLVDAPPSPLPPPLEDDLPECEENSGVAANNLFTENPQSSAKGEEENMLRNCNDHGGMALEELLKPRTFTRSEFEYLASLLWSKTIGVNSLKPEDGNIGKMIVCDKENGSEHSNLPLDFSTTTYSIDDQVASPAEIAKAYMGSKSSKGSPLRLRLHNPSSMPITSIKASMPQKAKPPTIPLAQGSRLHTSKTSDRLESNYTTPNGAIYKMSSSPYFKSGVSSKELFGSVSSHYQTSSSVHTFGRQVLKRKSTAVSNESVCDGPIRRMHEKYNRTSPLLETKLGYRRYPVGYGSKLEGPEQLAPTQKRRCLDKVGVASHSSIEDRAHVNCFGQAPEQSAEMAAKILKQLDILVPSQKENTLEIKHKLESAICFEEDVSRQKKVPAERDLLEPSPSEVEYSLPDGITSNKSMSQITLNKENPPASSFRGNAPNLVLSDEIGQNKMTPANDFTFPIPTVNNAHSQGPPTPTLASPPILTVEKQPSLSFTASVTSAESGPRISKSVLGAVTQKLDSKLNADDQQMPSKNSGQGASFTSNPVFKVDGPGYASNCIVSAIQPSNTSIGSASFQSAGSSTICTNLASKSTQSCSTGGSLTFSNTGFGSLSAGKNIFSGSSSEFVAARSLASSCTGSPSVAFGFPPVWTASSPAVQRKSEAANSSTTFSSMEEFGIVGSSTMQDKTKAVDSSTPVGFSQKFHTVSSALEDMSKAASAEPTSFSGNHNAQSKNCSSLFTQSPANTLCFKSSENLNSGSSHCFADSPVGSATMGLPLNSSSLFAWAAASGPTSVTTPPSSPATSSSFAFSSSPAFLAQSVFSSKFTAPAAPSYGSPNTGPATSPFSPMPSAVFSFTSATPSIPNPPTPIFGHPTVQMNGGNMVVDGNGSPSPATSPFGLRSSASQLTPTFSMPATQFASGTSGSAGVFEVGQYSQVSSGGFSMGSSGGNDKSGRKTIRVKRRK; this comes from the exons ATGGAATCCCCGCGATACGACTACGGCACCGGCGGCAAAATACGCCGCCACCCTCCTTCCCGCGCCGTGGCAGCCTCGCCCTATGCTCGTCCGGCCACAGCCCCGACCAACGCTCCTGGAACGGCCACGGCGGCGGTTTCGCAGGGGGGCGGGTGGTTGTCCCGGATCATTGCCGCTGGCACCTCGCGATTCCTTCCCTCCTTGTTCCGCACGTCTCCACCTCAGCTCACCGCGCCGGCCCCGCCGCCGCACGAGCTGCTCGAGACGCTGTCCCGCGACCAACTGCTAGTCGACGCGCCACCCTCGCCGCTTCCCCCACCTTTAG AGGATGACCTTCCAGAATGTGAAGAAAACAGTGGAGTGGCTGCCAAT AACTTATTTACTGAAAATCCTCAAAGTTCTGCCAAGGGAGAGGAAGAAAACATGCTAAGAAATTGTAATGACCATGGTGGTATGGCTCTTGAAGAATTATTGAAGCCGAGAACTTTCACAAG GAGTGAATTTGAATATTTGGCCAGTTTGTTATGGTCTAAAACTATTGGAGTAAATTCACTAAAGCCAGAAGATGGTAATATTGGGAAAATGATTGTTTGTGACAAGGAAAATGGCTCCGAACACTCCAACTTACCTCTTGATTTCTCCACTACAACATACAGCATTGAT GATCAAGTTGCCTCACCTGCAGAAATTGCAAAAGCATATATGGGTTCAAAATCTTCCAAGGGGTCCCCTCTACGTCTTAGGTTGCACAATCCCTCCTCTATGCCTATCACATCTATAAAAGCTAGTATGCCACAAAAAGCTAAGCCTCCCACAATCCCACTTGCCCAAGGCTCAAGATTGCATACTTCCAAAACTTCTGATCGTCTTGAAAGCAACTACACAACACCGAATGGAGCAATCTACAAAATGTCATCATCTCCTTATTTCAAG AGTGGTGTTTCTTCAAAGGAGCTATTTGGTTCTGTATCTTCACATTATCAGACCTCAAGTAGTGTTCATACTTTTGGCAGGCAG GTTTTGAAGAGGAAGAGTACTGCTGTCAGCAATGAGTCAGTATGTGATGGTCCCATACGCAGaatgcatgaaaaatataacAGAACATCGCCACTGTTGGAAACAAAGCTGGGTTATCGTAGATACCCTGTGGGCTATGGAAGCAAACTTGAAGGTCCTGAGCAATTGGCACCAACTCAAAAACGCCGTTGTCTGGATAAAGTTGGTGTTGCCAGTCACAGTAGCATAGAGGATAGAGCTCATGTGAACTGTTTTGGTCAGGCACCAGAGCAGTCAGCTGAGATGGCAGCTAAGATACTGAAGCAGCTTGACATATTAGTTCCTTCGCAGAAGGAAAACACACTAGAAATAAAGCACAAACTTGAGAGTGCCATATGTTTTGAGGAGGATGTTTCTCGACAAAAGAAAGTACCAGCAGAGCGAGATCTTTTGGAACCTTCTCCATCAGAAGTTGAGTATTCCTTACCTGATGGTATTACATCGAACAAATCAATGTCACAAATTACCTTGAACAAGGAGAATCCTCCAGCATCTTCTTTCAGAGGTAATGCTCCCAATCTGGTATTATCTGATGAAATTGGACAAAACAAAATGACTCCAGCAAATGACTTCACCTTCCCTATCCCAACTGTCAACAATGCCCACTCACAGGGCCCTCCAACACCTACATTGGCATCTCCTCCTATACTAACAGTTGAAAAGCAGCCTTCATTATCGTTCACTGCTTCAGTCACTTCTGCAGAAAGTGGCCCTAG GATTTCAAAATCTGTTTTGGGAGCAGTTACACAGAAATTAGATAGCAAGTTAAATGCAGATGATCAACAAATGCCTTCCAAGAATTCTGGGCAAGGTGCATCTTTCACAAGTAATCCTGTATTTAAGGTTGATGGCCCTGGATATGCGTCAAACTGTATTGTCTCAGCTATACAACCTTCTAATACATCAATTGGCTCAGCTTCATTTCAAAGTGCTGGCTCTTCTACCATCTGCACTAACTTAGCTTCAAAGTCTACACAGAGCTGTTCAACTGGAGGCAGTCTCACTTTCTCCAATACTGGTTttggtagtttatcggcaggtaaaaatatattttcaggCAGTTCTTCTGAATTTGTTGCAGCAAGATCTTTAGCATCATCTTGTACAGGAAGCCCCAGTGTTGCTTTTGGTTTCCCTCCAGTTTGGACTGCAAGTTCTCCAGCTGTGCAGCGCAAATCCGAAGCAGCAAATAGCAGTACCACTTTTAGTTCCATGGAGGAGTTTGGCATTGTAGGTTCTTCCACTATGCAGGACAAAACCAAGGCAGTAGACAGCAGTACACCTGTTGGCTTCTCCCAGAAGTTTCACACTGTGAGTTCTGCTTTAGAGGATATGTCCAAGGCAGCATCTGCTGAGCCAACCTCTTTTTCTGGAAATCATAATGCTCAATCAAAAAATTGCAGTTCCCTGTTCACACAGAGTCCAGCAAATACTTTGTGCTTCAAATCTTCAGAAAATTTAAACTCTGGAAGCTCACATTGTTTTGCGGATTCACCAGTTGGTTCAGCAACAATGGGCTTACCATTGAACTCAAGCTCTCTGTTTGCTTGGGCAGCTGCTTCTGGTCCAACCTCTGTGACTACTCCACCATCTTCTCCTGCTACAAGCTCATCTTTTGCTTTTAGTTCCAGTCCAGCATTTTTAGCACAATCAGTATTCTCCAGCAAATTCACTGCACCTGCTGCACCTTCATATGGCTCACCAAATACTGGTCCTGCTACATCACCATTCAGCCCAATGCCAAGCGCTGTATTTTCTTTCACATCAGCTACTCCTTCAATACCAAATCCACCCACACCAATATTTGGTCACCCTACTGTACAGATGAATGGAGGGAACATGGTTGTTGACGGGAATGGATCCCCTTCCCCAGCAACTTCACCATTTGGCCTGCGAAGCAGCGCTTCTCAATTGACTCCAACTTTCAGTATGCCTGCAACTCAATTTGCTTCTGGTACATCTGGCTCAGCTGGAGTTTTCGAAGTTGGCCAGTATAGTCAAGTTTCTTCAGGTGGGTTCTCAATGGGCTCTAGTGGTGGCAATGACAAATCCGGCAGAAAAACCATCAGAGTTAAGAGAAGGAAATGA